In one Babylonia areolata isolate BAREFJ2019XMU chromosome 14, ASM4173473v1, whole genome shotgun sequence genomic region, the following are encoded:
- the LOC143289562 gene encoding mediator of RNA polymerase II transcription subunit 22-like isoform X1, translating to MSQGGQRAMPQSKEAQLRDYTMRLKSNVKAMFENFTEIIKLARIPVSQVEEDGQLQRSTQNEQDHYEMQVRAANIVRAGESLMKLVADLKQFRILNDFPSVNDSITGNVHLYQDMQNQIDTKLMALRDEMAADLFELEEEYYSSVYK from the exons ATGTCACAGGGAGGCCAAAGGGCGATGCCACAGAGCAAAGAGGCACAGCTACGAGATTACACCATGCGACTGAAGAGCAATGTCAAGGCCATGTTTGAGAACTTCACAGAAATCATTAAACTGGCGAGA ATTCCTGTGTCACAGGTAGAAGAAGACGGACAGTTGCAGAGATCAACACAGAATGAACAGGATCACTATGAGATGCAAGTCCGTGCAGCAAACATT GTGCGTGCAGGGGAGTCTCTGATGAAGCTGGTGGCCGACCTGAAGCAGTTCCGCATCTTGAATGACTTTCCCTCGGTGAACGACTCCATCACAGGCAACGTGCACCTATACCAGGACATGCAGAACCAGATCGACACCAAGCTGATGGCGCTCAGGGACGAAATGGCTGCTGATCTGTTTGAACTGGAGGAGGAGTACTACTCCTCTGTGTACAAGTGa
- the LOC143289562 gene encoding mediator of RNA polymerase II transcription subunit 22-like isoform X2, with product MSQGGQRAMPQSKEAQLRDYTMRLKSNVKAMFENFTEIIKLARVEEDGQLQRSTQNEQDHYEMQVRAANIVRAGESLMKLVADLKQFRILNDFPSVNDSITGNVHLYQDMQNQIDTKLMALRDEMAADLFELEEEYYSSVYK from the exons ATGTCACAGGGAGGCCAAAGGGCGATGCCACAGAGCAAAGAGGCACAGCTACGAGATTACACCATGCGACTGAAGAGCAATGTCAAGGCCATGTTTGAGAACTTCACAGAAATCATTAAACTGGCGAGA GTAGAAGAAGACGGACAGTTGCAGAGATCAACACAGAATGAACAGGATCACTATGAGATGCAAGTCCGTGCAGCAAACATT GTGCGTGCAGGGGAGTCTCTGATGAAGCTGGTGGCCGACCTGAAGCAGTTCCGCATCTTGAATGACTTTCCCTCGGTGAACGACTCCATCACAGGCAACGTGCACCTATACCAGGACATGCAGAACCAGATCGACACCAAGCTGATGGCGCTCAGGGACGAAATGGCTGCTGATCTGTTTGAACTGGAGGAGGAGTACTACTCCTCTGTGTACAAGTGa